From one Chanodichthys erythropterus isolate Z2021 chromosome 3, ASM2448905v1, whole genome shotgun sequence genomic stretch:
- the atxn2l gene encoding ataxin-2-like protein isoform X2 — protein sequence MSFRRQNPGPGGRKTSNGTSGSMASSVPGSNSNRPTPGRNRNSVKTPSQSPPVFEGVYNNSRMLHFLTAVVGSRCDVMVKNGSVYEGIFKTLSSRCELAVDAVHKIKNEEGDGGGGGGGTPVHPRREEITDTMIFGPSDLVTMICKDVDLNYAIRDTFTDSAIGSTRVNGDHKEKVLQRWDGGDSNGENFDLDADASNGWDASEMFRFNEETYGVKSTYDSSLSMYTVPLERGSSEGFRQREARAARLANEIEASSQYRHRVALENDEGRTEEDKYSAVVRDRDRDGGERERGRDSPGFSSAGSREGKYIPLPQRAREREMGVSGRGERGAVSTLPNRTNRPGPSSSSPRPLPSGSGQPIPPTDRSSPLSVRGGFSTHQSQSSPPTQPRPSEPGHSSPPSPHTLPHSLSHPQSLSDSARPVNGVSSRMSPKSQRPGQNNRNLRTSNSHSSPTVSRSPKPDAPSQESPLATSSPFMDTSSVTMVTPKPTGPTPLFPVDVNEILSKERTESLASPQEGKSSKASPGQRSQIEELRRFGNDFRLPNSSSPKTLATDSPQTNPTHNTQTDPTPPTEAKTAPPTTLTAELAAEERSRETNAEGAATTTPPPTTPISAPSALSGTAMQNPTAEGQTAGTPQPARTPGSEEGKPEAGERSEGMTDQVKKSTLNPNAKEFNPTKAPLSMVKPSATPTPPRPTPPSPTVVLQPPPGQGAIYNTQYLSYVSPIQIQGHSVQAPQMYPYPMTTVGQGKYPRTKGSVVTPRPDHSSSAPPMLQAAASAAGPPLVASPYPPSYLQYNQVISAMPHYPGQVPAFTFPVYSMLQGGPRMLGSGGHPQTLGPPGPQYPGQNEGPPAPQQGMYAPQSFSHHSGSIHHPQPSSTPTGSQPPPQHPAPSPGQSGQSGPQPQSLYHSGPLSAPTPPNLPPGHSSPQASYSLQGYSLPGHQPLPHPYSSLGQLTQAHVQGALSGPHHSGGHGPPPVMLLHAPPPPPQQGSGPQHGPPPPQQGPHQHYTYIGPPQVAHPPQQIPFHPPGN from the exons AAACAGAAACTCTGTGAAGACTCCCTCACAGTCACCACCT GTGTTTGAGGGTGTGTACAACAACTCCAGGATGCTCCACTTTCTCACAGCCGTGGTG GGCTCCAGATGTGATGTTATGGTGAAGAACGGCAGTGTATATGAGGGGATCTTCAAGACATTAAGCTCGCGT tgtGAGCTGGCAGTGGATGCGGTGCACAAGATCAAAAATGAGGAAGGAGATGGAGGCGGTGGTGGCGGCGGCACACCTGTCCATCCCAGGAGAGAAGAGATCACGGACACAATGATCTTCGGCCCTAGTGACCTCGTCACTATGATCTGCAAAGATGTGGATCTCAACTACGCTATCCGAG aCACTTTTACTGATTCTGCAATCGGCTCAACAAGAGTAAACGGTGACCACAAAGAGAAGGTCCTTCAAAGGTGGGATGGAGGGGATAGCAACGGAGAGAATTTTGACCTAGATGCAGATGCA TCTAATGGCTGGGATGCCAGCGAGATGTTCCGCTTTAATGAGGAGACCTATGGGGTGAAGTCCACCTATGACTCCAGTCTCTCCATGTACAC GGTTCCTCTGGAGCGGGGCAGCTCTGAGGGCTTCAGGCAGCGAGAAGCTCGAGCCGCACGATTGGCCAATGAGATTGAAGCTAGTTCACAGTATCGTCACCGAGTAGCCCTGGAGAATGATGAAGGACGAACTGAGGAAGACAAATACAGCGCTGTGGTCCGGGACAGGGATCGTGATGGAGGAGAACGAGAAAGAGGAAGGGATAGCCCTGGGTTCTCCAGTGCTGGAAGCAG GGAGGGCAAGTACATTCCTCTACCCCAGAGAGCAAGGGAGCGAGAAATGGGAGTTTCTGGAAGGGGCGAAAGAGGAGCTGTATCCACCCTGCCTAATCGAACAAATAGACCTGGCCCCTCAAGCTCCTCCCCAAGACCCCTCCCCTCTGGTAGTGGTCAGCCCATTCCTCCCACTGATAGGAGCAGCCCTTTGTCTGTCAGAGGAGGATTCTCTACACACCAATCACAGAGCAGCCCACCTACTCAACCCCGCCCCTCAGAGCCAGGTCACTCTAGCCCTCCTTCCCCACACACACTCCCACATTCGCTCTCACACCCACAGTCTCTCTCAGACTCGGCTCGGCCTGTCAATGGAG TGTCATCTAGAATGTCACCCAAGTCTCAAAGGCCTGGGCAGAACAACAGAAACCTGCGTACCTCAAATTCTCACTCCTCCCCTACAG TCTCTCGTTCCCCCAAACCAGATGCTCCTTCCCAGGAATCTCCTCTTGCTACTTCTTCTCCCTTCATGGATACCTCTTCAGTTACCATGGTGACCCCGAAACCCACTGGCCCCACCCCTCTGTTCCCTGTAGATG TGAATGAAATTCTGTCAAAGGAAAGGACAGAGAGTCTAGCTAGTCCACAGGAGGGAAAAAGCAGCAAAG CCTCTCCAGGCCAGAGATCACAAATCGAGGAGCTTCGCCGGTTTGGTAATGATTTTAGg CTTCCTAATAGTTCCAGCCCCAAAACTTTGGCCACTGACTCTCCTCAAACAAACCCCACCCACAATACACAAACAGACCCCACCCCTCCTACGGAAGCTAAAACAGCCCCGCCCACAACTCTGACTGCAGAGCTTGCAGCAGAGGAGAGAAGTAGAGAGACAAATGCAGAGGGGGCGGCGACCACCACCCCTCCACCGACCACACCCATCTCTGCACCCTCTGCCCTGTCTGGCACTGCCATGCAAAACCCAACTGCAGAAGGGCAAACGGCAGGGACGCCCCAACCCGCAAGGACCCCAGGCAGTGAAGAGGGCAAACCAGAGGCCGGTGAGAGATCAGAGGGCATGACTGA TCAGGTGAAGAAATCTACTCTCAACCCCAACGCCAAAGAGTTCAACCCCACCAAGGCTCCTCTCAGCATG GTGAAGCCCTCGGCCACTCCCACCCCGCCACGGCCAACTCCGCCCAGCCCCACAGTGGTGTTGCAGCCCCCACCAGGCCAGGGAGCCATTTACAACACCCAGTACCTGAGCTATGTCTCACCCATCCAGATACAGGGTCACTCTGTACAG GCACCTCAGATGTACCCATATCCCATGACAACTGTCGGTCAAGGGAAGTACCCAAGAACAAAAG GTTCTGTAGTGACTCCTCGTCCTGACCACAGCTCTTCAGCGCCCCCTATGCTCCAGGCCGCGGCATCAGCAGCAGGACCTCCTCTGGTGGCGTCTCCTTACCCTCCCTCATATCTGCAGTACAACCAGGTCATATCAGCAATGCCCCACTACCCTGGACAGGTACCAGCCTTCACGTTTCCG GTGTACTCTATGCTCCAGGGTGGACCACGAATGCTCGGATCAGGAGGTCACCCACAGACACTGGGTCCCCCAGGCCCACAGTACCCTGGTCAGAATGAAGGACCGCCAGCCCCTCAACAGGGGATGTATG CTCCGCAGTCATTCTCTCATCACTCTGGATCCATCCATCATCCTCAGCCCTCCAGCACCCCCACAGGCAGCCAGCCACCCCCTCAACACCCCGCCCCCAGTCCAGGACAG TCCGGTCAGTCTGGTCCTCAGCCTCAGTCTTTGTACCACTCTGGGCCGCTGTCGGCCCCCACACCCCCTAACCTGCCTCCAGGACACAGCTCCCCACAGGCCTCCTACTCCCTCCAGGGCTACAGCCTGCCGGGACACCAGCCCCTGCCTCACCCGTACTCCTCTCTAGGACAGCTGACACAG GCCCATGTTCAAGGCGCTCTCTCGGGTCCTCACCACTCTGGAGGTCACGGCCCACCACCTGTGATGTTGCTTCATGCCCCGCCACCTCCCCCTCAGCAGGGTTCTGGCCCCCAGCATGGACCTCCCCCACCCCAACAGGGGCCCCACCAGCACTACACCTACATTGGACCACCTCAGG TGGCTCATCCTCCGCAGCAGATTCCATTTCACCCTCCTGGAAACTGA